A single Marinitoga aeolica DNA region contains:
- the map gene encoding type I methionyl aminopeptidase: protein MILIKTQSEVDKMRRAGRQLAILFEKIKNLVVEGSNAYEVERFVNSYMKEKGFIPTFKGYGGFPYATCISVNEEIVHGFPLREKVFKNGDIVSIDMGLTLEGYIADAARTFIIGEANEKVRKLVEVTEKSFWIGIEQAVPGNRIGDIGNAIQTYVESYGFSIIKEYVGHGVGRKLHEDPQIPNYGQKGKGPLIRERMTFAVEPMVSMGDWKVEVLEDGWTAVTADNSLSAHYENTFVVTKNGPEVLTILD, encoded by the coding sequence ATGATTTTAATAAAAACACAATCTGAAGTTGATAAGATGAGGCGAGCTGGCAGGCAGCTCGCTATCCTCTTTGAAAAAATAAAAAACTTGGTTGTCGAAGGGTCAAATGCATATGAAGTTGAAAGATTTGTAAATAGCTATATGAAAGAAAAAGGATTTATTCCAACATTCAAAGGATATGGTGGATTTCCATACGCAACTTGTATATCTGTAAATGAAGAGATTGTACATGGATTTCCGCTTCGAGAAAAAGTATTTAAAAATGGAGATATTGTATCAATTGATATGGGATTAACCTTGGAAGGATATATAGCGGATGCAGCAAGAACATTCATAATAGGCGAGGCAAATGAAAAAGTAAGAAAGTTAGTTGAAGTTACAGAAAAATCATTTTGGATAGGTATTGAGCAAGCAGTTCCGGGAAATCGAATTGGTGATATTGGTAATGCAATACAAACTTATGTTGAATCTTATGGATTTTCTATTATTAAAGAATATGTAGGACATGGTGTTGGAAGAAAATTGCATGAAGATCCACAGATACCAAACTATGGTCAAAAAGGCAAAGGACCCCTAATTAGGGAAAGAATGACTTTTGCTGTTGAACCTATGGTTTCCATGGGAGATTGGAAGGTAGAAGTGTTAGAAGATGGCTGGACAGCAGTTACAGCGGATAATTCTTTATCAGCACACTACGAAAATACATTTGTAGTAACTAAGAATGGTCCGGAAGTATTAACAATATTAGATTAG
- a CDS encoding adenylate kinase: protein MSKLNLLFFGPPGAGKGTIAKEVSKKYDIPHISTGDMLRDAVASGSELGKRVKSILDSGQLVSDEIMLDVIKDRLSKPDVEKGFILDGYPRTLPQAESLEKILKDMNNPITGIIYLEVDEETVVKRITSRRICPKCGKIYNIITLKPKVENKCDICGVDLIQRDDDKEDVVRDRYKVYMEKTYPVIEFYKKYNHFFTVNGSGTVEIVTKEVFNILEGIV, encoded by the coding sequence ATGTCAAAACTTAATTTATTGTTTTTTGGTCCTCCGGGAGCAGGTAAGGGAACAATAGCAAAAGAGGTATCAAAAAAATATGATATTCCTCATATATCGACTGGAGATATGTTAAGAGATGCCGTAGCTTCCGGTAGTGAACTCGGTAAAAGAGTAAAATCTATTTTGGATAGTGGGCAACTGGTTTCGGATGAAATTATGTTAGACGTTATAAAAGATAGATTAAGTAAACCTGATGTAGAAAAAGGATTTATTCTGGATGGCTATCCAAGAACTCTTCCACAAGCCGAATCGTTGGAGAAAATATTAAAAGATATGAATAATCCAATAACTGGAATAATCTATCTTGAAGTAGATGAAGAAACAGTTGTAAAAAGGATTACTTCACGAAGGATATGTCCAAAATGTGGAAAAATATACAACATAATTACTTTAAAACCTAAAGTAGAAAATAAATGTGATATTTGTGGTGTGGATTTAATTCAACGTGATGATGATAAAGAAGATGTAGTAAGGGATAGATATAAAGTTTATATGGAAAAAACATACCCTGTAATAGAATTTTATAAAAAATATAATCATTTCTTTACAGTAAACGGTAGTGGAACGGTAGAAATAGTTACAAAAGAAGTGTTTAATATATTGGAAGGGATAGTATGA
- the secY gene encoding preprotein translocase subunit SecY yields MKEAFKNMWKIPELRDRIIFTLLALIAFRVGIYIPIPGIDLARWESFIAGLGGATQGLISFFDVFTGGSLKQFSIFVLSVTPYINASIILQLLASVIPSLKEMLKEGEEGRKKFGRLTRQVTLGLALLQGFFLSLGVANYRSPNLNYLIFILISTSSIVAGTMFLLWLGEMITEKGIGNGISVLIFAGIVSRFPQYIASGLVGRLSVFEWIILIIVAIAVVVGTVYLQTSERRINVQYAKRVVGNKIYGGASTYIPIKVNGGGVLPIIFASAIMTLPSMLATTTGAQWVSRWFGYGTPIYLIIYALLIFFFAYFYNSVVIDPNDISENIKKYGGFIPGIRPGKPTSDYITKTMMRVTFIGALFLVVISLIPYVIRSTSGVNIWIGGTSALIAVGVSLDIMQQIEAHMITRQYEGFMKKGKLRGRR; encoded by the coding sequence ATGAAAGAAGCATTTAAGAATATGTGGAAGATCCCGGAACTCCGGGATCGTATTATATTTACATTGTTAGCTTTAATTGCATTTAGAGTAGGTATCTATATCCCTATTCCTGGAATTGATTTAGCTAGGTGGGAAAGTTTTATTGCGGGTTTAGGAGGAGCAACGCAGGGATTAATAAGTTTCTTTGATGTATTTACTGGAGGTTCTTTAAAACAATTTTCTATATTTGTTTTAAGTGTAACTCCTTATATTAATGCATCTATTATTCTACAATTATTAGCATCAGTAATACCAAGTTTGAAAGAAATGTTAAAAGAAGGGGAAGAGGGCAGAAAAAAATTTGGAAGATTGACGAGACAGGTTACTTTAGGTCTTGCTTTGCTTCAAGGATTTTTCTTATCTTTAGGAGTTGCAAATTACAGATCTCCTAATTTAAATTACTTAATTTTCATATTAATATCAACATCTTCTATAGTTGCTGGAACAATGTTCTTATTATGGTTAGGTGAAATGATAACAGAAAAAGGTATTGGAAATGGTATTTCTGTATTGATTTTTGCAGGGATTGTATCAAGATTCCCACAATATATAGCAAGTGGTTTAGTTGGTAGATTAAGCGTTTTCGAATGGATAATATTGATTATTGTTGCAATAGCAGTAGTAGTTGGTACAGTTTATTTACAGACCTCAGAAAGAAGAATTAATGTACAATATGCAAAAAGGGTTGTAGGAAATAAAATTTACGGTGGAGCTTCTACATATATACCTATAAAGGTTAATGGCGGTGGTGTTTTACCAATTATCTTTGCCTCAGCCATAATGACATTACCTTCAATGTTAGCAACGACGACAGGTGCTCAATGGGTTAGTAGATGGTTTGGATATGGAACACCAATATATTTAATTATTTATGCATTATTAATATTCTTCTTTGCTTATTTCTATAATTCAGTAGTTATTGATCCAAACGATATTTCAGAAAATATTAAAAAGTATGGTGGTTTTATTCCTGGTATAAGACCGGGTAAACCAACATCAGATTATATAACAAAGACTATGATGAGAGTTACATTTATTGGCGCATTATTCTTAGTAGTAATTTCATTAATTCCTTATGTAATAAGAAGTACTTCAGGTGTTAATATTTGGATTGGTGGTACATCAGCACTTATTGCAGTTGGTGTTTCATTAGATATTATGCAACAAATTGAAGCTCATATGATTACAAGACAATATGAGGGTTTCATGAAGAAAGGGAAACTCCGCGGGAGGAGATAA
- the rplO gene encoding 50S ribosomal protein L15, which produces MSLKISDLKPAEGSRKIAKRTGRGWSSGLGKTGGKGHKGQKSRGKGKVRPSFEGGQTPLFRRIPKYGFTNAPFKKDYAEVNISVLENRFEANEEVTPEKLLEKKIIKKIKDGVKVLGNGELTKPLKVKAHAFSKKAQEKIESAGGSVEVIQ; this is translated from the coding sequence ATGTCTCTTAAAATATCAGACTTAAAACCCGCCGAAGGATCAAGAAAAATTGCTAAGAGAACCGGAAGAGGTTGGAGCTCAGGGTTAGGAAAAACAGGTGGAAAAGGTCATAAAGGTCAAAAATCAAGAGGTAAAGGAAAAGTAAGACCAAGTTTTGAAGGTGGTCAAACACCTTTATTCAGAAGAATCCCAAAATATGGATTCACAAATGCACCATTTAAAAAAGACTATGCAGAAGTAAATATTTCTGTATTAGAAAATAGATTTGAAGCTAATGAAGAAGTAACACCAGAAAAATTATTGGAAAAGAAAATAATTAAGAAAATAAAAGATGGTGTAAAAGTATTAGGAAATGGTGAACTAACAAAACCATTAAAAGTTAAAGCACATGCATTTAGTAAAAAAGCACAAGAAAAAATCGAATCAGCCGGCGGAAGTGTCGAGGTGATTCAATAA
- the rpmD gene encoding 50S ribosomal protein L30: MAKLKIKLIRGRAGKNYRQLATLDALGLRKPNHEVIKEDRPEIRGMITKVQHLVKVEEIEE, from the coding sequence ATGGCTAAATTAAAAATAAAACTTATAAGAGGAAGAGCGGGGAAAAATTATAGACAACTCGCCACCTTAGATGCCTTAGGTTTGAGAAAGCCAAATCATGAAGTAATAAAAGAAGATAGACCAGAAATAAGAGGTATGATAACAAAAGTACAACATCTCGTGAAGGTTGAAGAAATTGAAGAATGA
- the rpsE gene encoding 30S ribosomal protein S5, which translates to MALDKNLMASAAAEEFEERIIEIRRVTKVTTGGKNISFRVVAVVGNRNGKVGVGSGNAREVPQAIRKAIQNAKKNMIEVPVKNGTIPHEVLGRQDASKVLLKPAGPGTGIIASAAVRAVVELAGVHNILSKALGSTTAINLSKATLNGLKELKSPKEYAELRDLSVTKVFQGAHKEG; encoded by the coding sequence ATGGCCTTAGATAAAAATTTAATGGCTTCAGCAGCTGCTGAAGAATTTGAAGAAAGAATAATAGAAATTAGAAGAGTTACCAAGGTTACAACAGGTGGAAAAAATATTTCATTTAGAGTTGTAGCTGTAGTAGGAAATAGAAATGGAAAAGTTGGAGTAGGAAGTGGAAATGCAAGAGAAGTTCCACAAGCAATTAGAAAAGCAATTCAAAATGCAAAGAAAAATATGATAGAAGTTCCTGTAAAAAATGGAACCATTCCTCATGAAGTATTAGGAAGACAAGATGCTTCAAAAGTTCTTTTAAAACCAGCAGGACCAGGTACTGGTATTATTGCTTCTGCAGCAGTTCGTGCTGTTGTTGAGTTAGCAGGAGTTCATAATATCCTTTCAAAAGCTTTAGGTTCAACAACGGCAATTAACTTATCTAAAGCTACTTTGAATGGATTAAAAGAATTAAAATCACCAAAAGAATATGCAGAACTCAGAGACTTGAGTGTTACAAAGGTATTCCAAGGTGCCCATAAGGAGGGATAA
- the rplR gene encoding 50S ribosomal protein L18 — translation MIKPIQKKKLRRKRHLRVRRKVFGTPERPRMAVFKSNKHIYVQIIDDTKGHTIAAASTVDKDFKLEKTWDIEAAKEVGKLIAKKALEKGVSKVSFDRGGFKYHGKIKALADAAREAGLDF, via the coding sequence ATGATTAAACCCATCCAAAAGAAAAAATTAAGAAGAAAAAGACATTTAAGGGTTAGAAGAAAAGTTTTTGGAACTCCTGAAAGACCAAGAATGGCAGTTTTCAAGAGCAATAAACATATATACGTTCAAATTATAGATGACACAAAAGGTCATACAATAGCAGCTGCTTCTACTGTAGATAAAGATTTTAAATTAGAAAAAACATGGGATATTGAAGCTGCTAAAGAAGTAGGAAAATTAATTGCCAAAAAAGCTTTAGAAAAAGGAGTATCAAAAGTATCATTTGATAGAGGCGGCTTCAAATATCATGGAAAAATAAAAGCATTAGCTGATGCTGCACGTGAAGCAGGTCTTGACTTTTAA
- the rplF gene encoding 50S ribosomal protein L6 yields the protein MSRISKNPIDIPNGVEVTINDNLIKVKGPKGELTQEYLPYVKFVIEDNKIKVEGNETSMKRKSDAKRINMFQGTYASLIKNMIKGVTEGFSKELEILGIGYRAAMQGSKLVLQLGYSHPIEYLPPEGITIEVPAPNKVIVKGIDKYLVGEVAAKIKRFRKPNVYSGKGIKYVGEVIIRKQGKKV from the coding sequence ATGTCACGTATATCAAAAAATCCAATAGATATACCAAATGGAGTAGAAGTGACAATTAACGATAATTTAATTAAAGTTAAAGGTCCAAAGGGTGAATTGACTCAAGAATATTTACCTTACGTTAAATTTGTAATTGAAGATAATAAAATAAAAGTTGAAGGAAATGAAACTTCAATGAAAAGAAAAAGTGATGCAAAAAGAATAAATATGTTTCAAGGAACTTATGCATCATTGATAAAAAATATGATCAAAGGTGTAACAGAAGGATTTTCAAAAGAATTAGAAATTTTAGGTATTGGTTATAGAGCAGCAATGCAGGGTTCTAAATTAGTATTACAATTAGGATATTCTCACCCAATTGAATACCTTCCACCTGAAGGAATAACAATTGAAGTACCAGCACCAAACAAAGTTATTGTAAAAGGAATAGATAAATATTTAGTTGGTGAAGTTGCTGCAAAAATTAAAAGATTTAGAAAACCAAATGTTTACTCAGGAAAAGGTATTAAATATGTTGGTGAGGTAATTATCAGAAAACAAGGTAAGAAAGTTTAA
- the rpsH gene encoding 30S ribosomal protein S8: protein MWSDPVADMLTRIRNANLVMKESVEIPASNLKRNIAEILKREGYITDYKFIEDGKQGILKIQLKYKGDRKNRKHVIHSIIRVSKPGRRIYVSKDKIPVVKGGMGISIISTSKGVLTDKEARELGVGGELICYVW, encoded by the coding sequence ATGTGGAGTGATCCCGTAGCAGATATGCTTACAAGAATAAGAAATGCAAATCTTGTTATGAAAGAAAGTGTAGAAATTCCAGCATCAAATTTAAAAAGAAATATAGCTGAAATATTAAAAAGAGAAGGTTATATTACAGATTACAAATTTATTGAAGATGGAAAACAAGGAATATTAAAAATTCAATTGAAATATAAAGGTGATAGAAAGAATAGAAAACACGTTATACATAGTATTATTAGAGTTTCAAAACCTGGTAGAAGAATATATGTTTCAAAAGATAAAATTCCAGTAGTAAAAGGTGGAATGGGTATATCAATAATTTCAACTTCAAAAGGTGTTCTTACCGACAAAGAAGCAAGAGAACTTGGAGTCGGTGGAGAATTAATTTGTTACGTTTGGTAG
- a CDS encoding type Z 30S ribosomal protein S14 translates to MAKKSMVARWKKPKKYKTREYSRCIVCGRPRAVYREFGLCRVCFRKLALEGKLPGVKKASW, encoded by the coding sequence ATGGCAAAAAAATCAATGGTTGCTAGATGGAAAAAACCAAAGAAATACAAAACAAGAGAATATTCAAGATGTATAGTTTGTGGAAGACCTAGAGCTGTATATAGAGAATTCGGTTTATGTAGAGTATGTTTCAGGAAATTAGCCTTGGAAGGAAAATTACCAGGCGTTAAAAAGGCAAGTTGGTAA
- the rplE gene encoding 50S ribosomal protein L5, which yields MRYEYIPLKEEYEKEVVPALMKEFGYKNIHEVPKIVKIVVNMGIGEGARNADVVEKHAQELSLITGQKAVVTRAKKSVANFKLREGMPIGAKVTLRNVKMYNFLFKLINIIFPKLRDFRGMNPNSFDGRGNYTFGLTEQLVFPELKPDQVKRVQGMDITIVTTAKTDEEARKLLQLMGFPFKRD from the coding sequence ATGAGATATGAATACATTCCATTAAAAGAAGAATATGAAAAAGAAGTAGTTCCAGCCCTCATGAAAGAATTTGGATATAAAAACATTCATGAAGTTCCAAAAATCGTTAAAATAGTTGTAAATATGGGAATTGGCGAGGGCGCTAGGAATGCAGATGTTGTTGAAAAACATGCTCAAGAATTATCATTGATTACAGGTCAAAAAGCTGTAGTTACAAGAGCAAAGAAAAGTGTTGCTAACTTTAAATTAAGAGAAGGAATGCCTATTGGTGCAAAAGTTACATTGAGAAACGTAAAAATGTACAATTTCTTGTTTAAATTAATAAACATAATCTTTCCAAAATTAAGAGATTTTAGAGGTATGAATCCTAATAGTTTTGATGGAAGAGGAAATTATACATTTGGTTTAACAGAACAGTTAGTATTTCCAGAATTAAAACCTGATCAAGTAAAAAGGGTACAGGGTATGGATATTACTATTGTTACTACTGCAAAAACAGATGAGGAAGCAAGAAAACTCCTTCAATTAATGGGCTTCCCTTTCAAGAGAGATTAA
- the rplX gene encoding 50S ribosomal protein L24, with protein sequence MKVKKGDLVRVISGKDKGKEGKVLRVIPKLNKVIVENVNIVKKHQRPTQQLREGGIIEQPSPIHASKVMVVCPSCGKPTRVGYRFLEEGRKVRICRKCNEIIDKV encoded by the coding sequence ATGAAAGTAAAAAAGGGAGATTTAGTTAGAGTTATTTCAGGAAAAGATAAAGGTAAAGAAGGTAAAGTATTAAGAGTAATTCCTAAATTAAATAAAGTTATTGTTGAAAACGTAAATATAGTAAAAAAGCATCAAAGACCAACTCAACAATTAAGAGAAGGTGGAATTATTGAACAACCTTCACCTATTCATGCAAGTAAAGTTATGGTTGTTTGTCCAAGCTGTGGCAAACCAACAAGGGTTGGATACAGATTCTTAGAAGAAGGTAGAAAGGTAAGAATTTGTAGAAAATGTAACGAAATTATAGACAAGGTTTAA
- the rplN gene encoding 50S ribosomal protein L14, giving the protein MIQAESYLRAADNSGAKVLRVIRVLGGFHKSVGTVGDVVVCSVREAIPHTDIKKGQVVKAVVVRTKKEIKRKDGSHIRFDENAAVLIDKNNMPVGTRVFGPIAREVREAGYTKIASLAQEVW; this is encoded by the coding sequence ATGATTCAAGCCGAAAGTTACTTAAGAGCAGCAGATAACTCAGGAGCAAAAGTTTTAAGAGTAATAAGAGTTTTAGGTGGATTTCACAAATCAGTAGGTACAGTTGGAGATGTAGTAGTTTGTTCTGTTAGAGAAGCGATTCCACACACAGACATAAAAAAAGGACAGGTAGTAAAAGCTGTTGTTGTTAGAACAAAAAAAGAAATCAAAAGAAAAGATGGTTCTCACATAAGATTTGATGAAAATGCTGCAGTATTAATTGACAAAAATAATATGCCTGTTGGTACACGTGTGTTCGGACCAATTGCTAGAGAAGTAAGAGAAGCCGGTTATACAAAAATAGCATCTCTTGCACAAGAAGTATGGTGA
- the rpsQ gene encoding 30S ribosomal protein S17 has product MPKKTLIGEVVSDKMDKTVVVKVERKIKHPIYKKFVKKSKKFHAHDENNECGVGDIVEIEETKPYSKTKTWKVIRIVEKNIFAEKNNETPETVEEVGGDA; this is encoded by the coding sequence ATGCCTAAAAAAACGTTAATAGGCGAAGTTGTTAGCGACAAAATGGATAAAACTGTTGTTGTCAAAGTTGAAAGAAAAATAAAACATCCTATATATAAGAAATTTGTTAAAAAATCAAAAAAATTCCATGCTCATGATGAAAATAATGAATGTGGCGTAGGGGATATTGTAGAAATCGAAGAAACAAAACCATACTCAAAAACAAAAACATGGAAAGTCATTAGAATAGTTGAAAAGAATATTTTTGCGGAAAAAAATAATGAAACACCCGAAACAGTGGAAGAAGTTGGGGGTGACGCATAA
- the rpmC gene encoding 50S ribosomal protein L29, whose product MKKQVAELINLTDDELKAKLEESKKKLFEMRFQHELGQIKNTASIKMVRRDIARIKTILRQRELGIRR is encoded by the coding sequence ATGAAAAAACAAGTAGCAGAATTAATTAACTTAACAGATGATGAATTAAAAGCAAAATTAGAAGAATCGAAGAAAAAATTATTTGAAATGAGATTTCAACATGAATTAGGTCAAATAAAAAACACTGCTTCCATAAAGATGGTAAGAAGAGACATAGCAAGAATAAAAACAATTCTCAGACAAAGGGAATTGGGTATAAGGAGGTAA
- the rplP gene encoding 50S ribosomal protein L16 encodes MLMPKRYKYRKIQRGKMKGNAKGGTLVDFGEWGLKALEPALITSQQIEACRLAMVRTLKRNGKIWIKIFPDKPITSKGIGTRMGKGKGDVEGWTAVVKPGKVLFEIAGTSEELAKEALEYAATKLPIKTKIVPRYHIRGEAK; translated from the coding sequence ATGTTAATGCCAAAAAGATATAAATATAGAAAGATCCAAAGAGGTAAAATGAAAGGTAATGCCAAAGGTGGAACATTAGTTGACTTTGGCGAATGGGGTTTAAAAGCATTAGAACCAGCTTTAATAACTTCACAACAAATTGAAGCATGTAGATTAGCAATGGTTAGAACATTAAAAAGAAATGGAAAAATTTGGATAAAAATATTCCCTGACAAACCAATAACTTCAAAAGGAATCGGAACAAGAATGGGTAAAGGTAAAGGTGATGTAGAAGGATGGACAGCAGTAGTAAAACCTGGAAAAGTTTTATTTGAAATTGCTGGAACTTCCGAAGAATTAGCAAAAGAAGCACTAGAATACGCAGCAACCAAATTACCTATTAAAACAAAAATCGTACCCAGGTACCATATAAGGGGGGAAGCAAAATGA
- the rpsC gene encoding 30S ribosomal protein S3, with translation MGQKVHPYGFRLGISKPWKANWFSEDNYAEFLKEDLKIRDYIKNKYYEAGIGDILIERPSSTQINITIKAVRVGIIIGRKGVEIQGLKKEIEKMVNDRNVRINIDEIRNPQVNALLIAENISAQILKRASYKRAMKRAISAALKKGAKGIKIMVSGRLNGAEIARTEWYMEGRLPLQTLRSDIDYGTAEAQTLSGTIGIKVWVYKGDTQL, from the coding sequence GTGGGTCAAAAAGTACATCCATATGGATTTAGGTTAGGAATATCAAAACCATGGAAAGCTAATTGGTTTAGTGAAGATAATTATGCAGAATTTTTAAAAGAAGATTTAAAAATCAGAGATTATATAAAAAATAAATATTATGAAGCAGGAATTGGAGATATATTAATTGAAAGACCATCCTCAACACAAATAAATATTACAATAAAAGCAGTAAGAGTTGGAATAATTATTGGAAGAAAAGGTGTAGAGATTCAAGGATTAAAGAAAGAAATTGAAAAGATGGTTAACGATAGAAACGTAAGAATCAATATTGATGAAATTAGAAACCCTCAAGTAAATGCATTGTTAATTGCTGAAAATATTTCAGCACAAATATTAAAAAGAGCTTCTTATAAAAGAGCTATGAAAAGGGCTATATCAGCTGCTTTGAAGAAGGGTGCAAAAGGAATTAAAATTATGGTTTCAGGAAGACTTAACGGTGCTGAAATTGCTAGAACTGAATGGTATATGGAAGGAAGATTACCTTTACAAACCTTAAGATCAGACATCGATTATGGAACAGCTGAAGCACAAACATTGTCTGGAACAATTGGAATAAAAGTATGGGTTTATAAAGGCGACACTCAGTTATGA
- the rplV gene encoding 50S ribosomal protein L22 — translation MAVSRVQDGKRLKRSVFHKIRKEAEAAQPKIEARATAKYLRISPKKARSVVNAIRGKNVDEALQILMFSPKKAARLTYKILVSAIANAENNFGLNADDLYVAEVYVNDGPRMKRLWPRGRGRADILQKRLAHITVVVRDREKEKELKSQK, via the coding sequence ATGGCTGTATCAAGAGTTCAAGATGGTAAAAGATTGAAAAGATCAGTTTTTCATAAAATAAGAAAAGAAGCTGAAGCAGCACAGCCAAAGATTGAAGCAAGAGCTACAGCAAAATACTTAAGAATTTCCCCTAAAAAAGCAAGATCAGTTGTTAATGCAATTAGAGGAAAAAATGTAGATGAAGCTTTACAGATATTAATGTTTAGTCCTAAAAAAGCTGCAAGATTAACATATAAAATATTAGTATCTGCAATTGCAAATGCTGAAAATAACTTTGGTTTAAATGCTGATGATTTATATGTTGCTGAAGTATATGTAAATGATGGTCCAAGAATGAAAAGATTATGGCCAAGAGGAAGAGGAAGAGCAGATATTTTACAAAAAAGGTTGGCACATATTACTGTTGTAGTTAGAGACAGAGAAAAAGAAAAAGAGTTAAAATCTCAGAAGTGA
- the rpsS gene encoding 30S ribosomal protein S19, which yields MSRSLKKGPYVHPSLLKKVRELNEKGEKKVIKTWSRASMILPEMIGHTIAVHNGMKHIPVYITEHMIGHRLGEFAPTRRFGGHADKKAKKGKVK from the coding sequence GTGAGTAGATCATTAAAGAAAGGGCCTTATGTACACCCAAGTCTGTTGAAAAAGGTAAGAGAATTGAATGAAAAAGGCGAAAAAAAGGTAATAAAAACCTGGAGCAGAGCTTCTATGATTTTACCTGAAATGATTGGACATACAATTGCTGTACATAACGGTATGAAACATATACCTGTTTATATAACAGAACACATGATTGGACATAGATTAGGTGAGTTTGCACCAACAAGAAGATTTGGTGGTCATGCTGACAAGAAGGCTAAAAAAGGTAAGGTGAAATGA
- the rplB gene encoding 50S ribosomal protein L2 produces MGLKKFKPTTPSRRFMIITDFSEITKSAPEKSLIQPLKKSGGRNSYGRVTMRHRGGGHKRRYRVIDFKREKFGIPAKVVSIEYDPNRSARIALLVYADGEKRYILAPKGIKVGEELTSGPNAEIKPGNALPLENIPVGTIVHNIEFEPGKGAKIARSAGTYAQLMAKEGNYALLRMPSSELRRVHVKCMATIGMVGNEDHINEVFGKAGRTRWLGKKPHVRGMAMNPVDHPMGGGEGASKGHIPRSPWGTPAKGFKTRRGKRKSDKFIVRRRKK; encoded by the coding sequence ATGGGTCTCAAAAAATTTAAACCAACAACTCCTTCAAGGAGATTTATGATAATCACTGATTTTTCAGAAATTACAAAGTCCGCCCCGGAAAAATCTTTAATACAACCTCTCAAAAAATCAGGTGGTAGAAACTCATATGGTAGAGTAACAATGAGACATAGAGGTGGTGGACATAAAAGAAGATACAGGGTTATAGATTTCAAAAGGGAAAAATTTGGAATTCCAGCAAAAGTTGTATCTATTGAATATGATCCAAACAGAAGTGCAAGAATTGCTTTATTAGTATATGCAGATGGTGAAAAAAGATATATTTTAGCTCCAAAAGGAATAAAAGTTGGAGAAGAATTAACATCAGGACCAAATGCAGAAATAAAACCTGGAAATGCATTGCCATTAGAAAATATTCCAGTAGGTACAATTGTTCATAATATAGAGTTTGAACCTGGAAAAGGTGCAAAAATAGCCAGATCAGCTGGAACATATGCACAATTAATGGCAAAAGAAGGGAATTATGCATTATTAAGAATGCCATCAAGCGAATTAAGAAGAGTTCACGTAAAATGTATGGCTACAATAGGAATGGTTGGAAATGAAGATCATATAAATGAAGTATTTGGTAAAGCAGGTAGAACAAGATGGTTAGGGAAAAAGCCTCATGTAAGAGGTATGGCTATGAACCCAGTTGATCACCCAATGGGCGGTGGTGAAGGTGCAAGTAAAGGTCATATTCCAAGAAGTCCATGGGGAACACCTGCAAAAGGATTTAAAACAAGACGTGGTAAGAGAAAATCAGATAAATTTATAGTAAGAAGAAGAAAAAAGTAA